From Acidothermus cellulolyticus 11B, a single genomic window includes:
- the fabF gene encoding beta-ketoacyl-ACP synthase II: MIDDVVVTGIGAITPVGLSREATWEALCAGRSGVGLISSFDATSLPVRIAAEVRDFDPAALLDAKRLRRTARFSQFAIAAAREAIQDADITITTRNSERIGVVINAAVAGFDTVEQATRRLAANASARLSPYFVASSLTNMPACEVAMDLGIHGPVTASALACASGLYAVVEGARLIRSGEADVVLCGGTDAAITPVMFAGLAATGALSRRNDDPAAASRPFDADRDGFVFGEGAVVLVLESAEHARSRGARCYAAYAGGSLTCDAFHVTAPDPSAEHATAAINQALKSAGVAPADVDYICAHGTGTKANDRQETRAIRQAFGATADEVAISSPKSMVGHLIGAAGALGAMVAVLAIRDQRVPPTINLDTPDPECDLDYVPKVARTMLVHTAMTQAFGFGGQNCVAVFTQPR; the protein is encoded by the coding sequence GTGATCGACGACGTCGTCGTCACCGGAATCGGCGCAATTACCCCGGTGGGACTCAGTCGCGAAGCAACCTGGGAAGCCCTCTGCGCCGGGAGATCCGGAGTCGGCCTCATCTCGTCGTTTGACGCGACTTCTCTGCCGGTTCGGATCGCCGCCGAGGTGCGGGACTTCGACCCGGCAGCGCTGCTCGACGCCAAGCGGCTGCGGCGGACCGCCCGGTTCAGCCAATTCGCCATCGCTGCGGCACGCGAAGCTATTCAGGACGCCGACATCACCATCACTACACGGAATTCCGAGCGGATCGGTGTCGTCATCAATGCGGCGGTCGCCGGATTCGACACCGTTGAGCAGGCCACCCGCCGGTTGGCGGCAAACGCCTCCGCACGGTTGAGCCCGTACTTTGTCGCCTCGTCGTTGACCAACATGCCGGCGTGCGAGGTCGCCATGGACCTCGGCATCCACGGTCCCGTCACGGCGAGCGCACTGGCGTGCGCCAGCGGCCTGTACGCCGTCGTCGAGGGTGCGCGATTGATTCGATCCGGCGAGGCGGATGTCGTCCTCTGCGGGGGGACCGATGCGGCGATCACGCCCGTCATGTTCGCCGGCTTGGCAGCCACCGGAGCGCTCTCCCGCCGGAACGACGACCCGGCCGCTGCGAGCCGCCCGTTTGACGCCGACCGGGACGGGTTCGTCTTCGGCGAAGGTGCGGTCGTCCTGGTCCTCGAATCGGCGGAGCACGCTCGATCGCGCGGCGCCCGTTGCTACGCGGCGTACGCAGGCGGTTCGCTCACCTGCGATGCATTTCACGTCACTGCGCCGGACCCCAGCGCGGAACACGCCACGGCGGCCATCAACCAGGCACTGAAGAGCGCTGGAGTCGCGCCGGCCGATGTGGACTACATTTGCGCCCACGGAACCGGGACGAAGGCCAACGACCGGCAGGAGACCCGGGCGATCCGGCAGGCGTTCGGCGCGACGGCTGACGAGGTTGCCATCAGCAGTCCGAAGTCGATGGTCGGCCATCTCATCGGTGCCGCCGGTGCCCTCGGGGCGATGGTCGCTGTGCTGGCCATCCGCGACCAACGGGTGCCACCGACGATCAACTTGGATACCCCGGATCCGGAGTGCGACCTCGACTACGTCCCGAAGGTTGCGCGCACGATGCTCGTTCACACCGCGATGACGCAGGCATTCGGCTTCGGGGGACAGAACTGCGTAGCCGTCTTCACCCAACCGCGCTGA
- a CDS encoding helix-turn-helix transcriptional regulator: MSARKTERLLNLVICLLATRRYLTAEQIRQTVAGYENLSDEAFKRKFERDKEELRELGIPLELGTNSVFDDEPGYRIPRDAYRLPDLTFTPAELTALALAARTWQQSTFGAPASEALRKLEAAGVPVEDAFPSGLDSRVATREPAFGDLWEAVTSRSAVRFDYRTPGAAREVEPWGLVSWHGNWYLAGFDRARGAERVFRLSRIVGGVERIGPPGSVTVPDGVDVRDLVHRTVSAADSPEIEVELLVRPDAGLALRRRAIRVEERRDGWDLVVIRQRGLERLVDEVLEYGADVVVAAPLEARTLALTRLRALVEG; encoded by the coding sequence GTGTCGGCACGGAAGACCGAACGGCTGCTCAACCTCGTCATCTGCTTGCTCGCCACCCGTCGCTACCTCACCGCGGAGCAGATCCGCCAAACCGTCGCCGGTTACGAGAACTTGAGCGACGAAGCGTTCAAGCGAAAGTTCGAACGCGACAAGGAGGAGTTGCGCGAGCTGGGAATCCCGTTGGAACTCGGTACGAACAGCGTGTTCGACGACGAGCCGGGTTATCGGATTCCCCGCGACGCCTACCGGTTGCCGGACCTCACCTTCACCCCCGCCGAGCTCACGGCGCTCGCGCTGGCAGCGCGCACCTGGCAACAGTCGACGTTCGGCGCGCCGGCATCCGAGGCGCTGCGAAAGCTTGAGGCGGCCGGCGTTCCGGTGGAGGACGCATTCCCTTCCGGTCTGGACTCCCGCGTGGCCACCCGTGAACCGGCGTTCGGCGACCTGTGGGAGGCTGTCACCTCCCGATCCGCGGTGCGCTTCGATTACCGGACGCCCGGCGCAGCCCGGGAGGTTGAACCGTGGGGTTTGGTCAGTTGGCATGGCAACTGGTACCTCGCGGGGTTCGACCGAGCCCGCGGCGCCGAACGCGTCTTCCGGTTGAGCCGCATCGTCGGCGGGGTCGAACGGATCGGACCACCGGGGAGCGTGACCGTCCCGGACGGCGTCGACGTCCGCGACCTGGTCCACCGGACGGTCAGCGCCGCCGACTCCCCGGAGATCGAGGTCGAGCTGCTTGTCCGGCCGGACGCGGGACTTGCCCTGCGCCGCCGGGCGATCCGCGTCGAGGAACGCCGTGACGGTTGGGATCTCGTCGTCATTCGGCAGCGCGGGTTGGAGCGGCTCGTCGACGAGGTTCTCGAGTACGGCGCCGATGTCGTCGTCGCCGCCCCGCTGGAAGCACGGACGCTGGCGCTCACCCGTCTGCGCGCCTTGGTGGAGGGCTGA
- the tatA gene encoding Sec-independent protein translocase subunit TatA — protein sequence MKDPLVWVILAGLALVLFGAKRLPDAARGLGRSLRVFKAEVKGLTEDDRPQQAAAPGELPTAQAPYQPGYPPAGYGQPPAAGSGTPGYPPVPTAGSGTPGYPPVPPPGTPPAPPQGWAPPAPYAPVPPAGEAPPAQGQQAPH from the coding sequence ATGAAAGACCCATTAGTCTGGGTGATCCTCGCCGGTCTCGCCCTCGTGCTCTTCGGCGCGAAACGGCTGCCGGACGCCGCACGCGGGCTCGGTCGATCACTTCGCGTCTTCAAGGCCGAAGTCAAGGGTCTCACGGAGGACGATCGACCTCAGCAGGCCGCGGCACCCGGCGAGCTCCCCACCGCTCAGGCGCCGTACCAGCCCGGTTACCCACCCGCCGGATACGGGCAACCGCCGGCTGCGGGTAGCGGGACGCCGGGCTATCCGCCGGTCCCTACTGCGGGTAGCGGGACGCCGGGCTATCCGCCCGTCCCGCCGCCGGGCACACCGCCGGCACCGCCTCAAGGCTGGGCGCCGCCGGCTCCGTACGCGCCGGTTCCACCTGCGGGCGAGGCGCCGCCGGCTCAAGGGCAGCAAGCGCCGCACTAG
- a CDS encoding response regulator, protein MASVLVVDDEPAIVRALRINLTARGYEVYTAFDGRTALQLVTAHKPDLMILDLGLPDMDGIDVIGGVRGWSTMPILVLSARDQEAQKVKALDAGADDYVTKPFGMDELLARLRASIRRARPTSAEPRIITPDFTIDLADKTVRRGDEPIRLTPTEWHILDILARHAGRLVTTRQLLHDVWGPTYRNETHYLRVYMAQLRRKLEPDPAHPRYLRTEPGIGYRLVVEPTPAVDPSTPPSSVP, encoded by the coding sequence GTGGCCAGCGTCCTGGTCGTCGACGATGAACCCGCGATCGTCCGGGCATTGCGGATCAATCTCACCGCCCGGGGCTACGAGGTGTACACCGCGTTCGACGGCCGCACGGCCCTGCAGCTCGTCACGGCACACAAACCGGACCTCATGATTCTCGATCTGGGCCTGCCGGACATGGACGGCATCGACGTCATCGGCGGCGTTCGAGGGTGGTCCACCATGCCGATCCTCGTCCTATCGGCCCGCGACCAGGAAGCGCAGAAGGTCAAGGCATTGGACGCCGGCGCTGACGACTACGTGACAAAGCCGTTCGGCATGGACGAGCTCCTGGCGCGACTCCGGGCTTCCATCCGACGGGCCCGCCCGACATCGGCCGAACCGCGCATCATCACTCCGGACTTCACCATTGACCTCGCGGACAAGACCGTGCGCCGCGGCGACGAACCGATCCGGCTGACCCCGACCGAATGGCACATCCTCGACATCCTTGCCCGGCACGCCGGCCGGCTCGTCACCACCCGCCAACTCCTCCACGACGTGTGGGGACCCACCTACCGGAACGAGACCCACTACTTGCGGGTGTACATGGCTCAGCTGCGCCGGAAATTGGAACCGGATCCGGCGCACCCCCGGTACCTGCGGACCGAGCCGGGCATCGGTTACCGGTTGGTGGTGGAGCCGACCCCCGCGGTCGATCCCTCGACCCCGCCGTCCTCGGTGCCCTGA
- a CDS encoding FAD-dependent oxidoreductase, whose product MTIDARDFRHVFTPGRIGTLDLPHRIVMGAMHLGTETGDVDDLVAFYRERVEGGAGLIVTGGAAVDPFGAGGPGYAVLTRDADRRRLATLAQHIRRAGGLLALQLFHAGRYALLGEQMQPVAPSPVFSRFAGREPRAMTADDIEATLDHFVAAAEFAANAGFAAVEVMASEGYLINEFLAPATNLRDDDWGGDPERRRRFGVEVARRIRAALGPDFPLIVRISGADLVEGGTPAEDVDAFAAALVEVGVDALNVGIGWHESPVPTVQTVVPHGVWLPIARRIKAVASGRPVIAGNRVNRLDQAEACLARGDTDFVSMARPFLADPGLIAKHRAGRAVNVCIACNQACIDRSLVDEHVSCLVNPRAGWERRYPTVARDTGRGPVVVVGGGRGRVVVVGGGPAGLQAAIRLAEHGVDVELFEAAPELGGQFRLARNVPGKADYGRTIDYCAARLAELGVAVHLNSRIAPGDVAGFGDTDAIVIATGVHPRPLQIPGATLPFVLDYSAAFDAANLGRRVVIVGGGGIAVDAAHFAAAAGDASATDRFCAAYGLGPILGSPPTPEPSDISHDDIPREVTIVHRSRRLGARLGRSSRWVVLGELRHAGVQILHGAQYERIDSSGLHIVDENGHRRELPADTVVVAVGQEPNNDLVPAAAAAGLHYEVIGGARDVDGLDAVRAFAEGLAAADRLAAQLTKQTPAGPPSPLR is encoded by the coding sequence ATGACGATCGACGCTCGCGACTTTCGGCACGTTTTCACGCCCGGCCGCATCGGAACCCTCGATCTTCCACACCGCATCGTGATGGGTGCCATGCACTTGGGCACCGAGACCGGTGACGTCGACGACCTCGTCGCCTTTTATCGGGAACGGGTCGAGGGTGGGGCGGGGCTGATCGTCACCGGAGGAGCCGCAGTCGATCCGTTCGGCGCCGGCGGCCCGGGATACGCCGTCCTCACCCGGGACGCCGACCGCCGCCGGTTGGCGACGCTCGCGCAGCACATTCGCCGCGCCGGTGGACTCCTTGCGCTCCAGCTCTTTCACGCCGGCCGCTACGCGCTCCTGGGCGAGCAGATGCAGCCGGTCGCGCCGTCCCCGGTTTTCAGCCGATTCGCCGGCCGTGAGCCGCGCGCGATGACCGCCGACGACATCGAAGCGACGCTCGACCACTTCGTCGCCGCTGCTGAATTCGCCGCAAACGCGGGCTTCGCGGCTGTCGAGGTGATGGCCTCGGAGGGGTATCTCATCAACGAATTCCTCGCCCCGGCAACGAATCTGCGGGATGACGACTGGGGCGGCGATCCGGAGCGGCGCCGGCGGTTCGGCGTTGAGGTCGCCCGGCGGATCCGGGCCGCGCTCGGGCCCGATTTTCCCCTGATCGTGCGCATCTCGGGCGCGGATCTCGTGGAGGGCGGCACACCTGCAGAGGACGTCGACGCGTTCGCCGCGGCCCTGGTGGAAGTCGGTGTCGATGCGCTCAACGTCGGCATCGGCTGGCACGAGTCACCCGTACCAACCGTGCAGACGGTTGTGCCACACGGGGTATGGCTGCCGATCGCGCGCCGCATCAAAGCCGTCGCCAGCGGTCGACCTGTTATCGCCGGTAACCGGGTGAACCGCCTGGACCAGGCGGAGGCATGTCTTGCCCGCGGCGACACGGATTTCGTCTCGATGGCCCGGCCGTTTCTCGCCGATCCCGGATTGATCGCGAAACATCGCGCCGGGCGGGCGGTCAACGTCTGCATCGCGTGCAACCAGGCGTGCATTGACCGTTCCCTCGTTGACGAGCACGTCTCCTGCCTCGTCAATCCGCGGGCCGGATGGGAAAGGCGCTACCCGACGGTTGCCCGAGACACCGGCCGCGGTCCGGTTGTCGTCGTCGGCGGTGGGCGCGGGCGGGTCGTCGTCGTCGGCGGCGGACCGGCCGGACTGCAGGCGGCCATCCGGCTTGCCGAGCACGGCGTCGATGTCGAACTCTTCGAAGCGGCGCCTGAGCTCGGCGGCCAATTCCGCTTGGCCCGCAACGTCCCCGGAAAAGCCGATTACGGACGGACCATCGACTACTGCGCCGCGCGGCTTGCCGAGCTTGGAGTCGCCGTCCATCTGAACAGCCGGATTGCTCCCGGCGACGTTGCGGGTTTCGGCGATACCGACGCCATCGTCATCGCCACCGGCGTCCATCCACGGCCGCTGCAAATTCCCGGTGCCACGCTGCCGTTCGTTCTCGACTATTCAGCCGCCTTTGACGCCGCCAACCTTGGCCGGCGGGTCGTCATCGTCGGCGGGGGAGGAATTGCGGTAGACGCGGCCCACTTCGCGGCCGCCGCCGGTGACGCGTCGGCAACTGACCGGTTCTGCGCCGCATACGGGCTCGGCCCGATCCTCGGCAGCCCACCGACACCGGAGCCCAGCGACATATCGCATGACGACATACCACGCGAGGTGACAATCGTGCACCGGTCGCGACGGCTCGGCGCACGGCTTGGGCGGTCGAGCCGCTGGGTCGTCCTCGGCGAACTCCGCCACGCGGGCGTCCAGATTCTGCACGGCGCACAGTACGAACGGATCGACAGCTCTGGGCTGCACATCGTTGACGAGAACGGGCACCGCCGGGAACTCCCCGCGGACACCGTCGTGGTGGCCGTCGGTCAGGAGCCGAACAACGACCTCGTCCCGGCAGCGGCCGCGGCAGGCCTCCACTACGAGGTGATCGGCGGCGCCAGGGACGTCGACGGGCTGGACGCCGTCCGCGCATTCGCCGAAGGGCTCGCTGCGGCCGACCGGCTGGCCGCCCAGCTCACCAAGCAGACACCTGCCGGGCCGCCGAGCCCACTGCGATAG
- a CDS encoding SDR family oxidoreductase, translating into MSEETTAHRPVGDYRGRIALITGGSRGIGRAVAITLATGGATIVLNYKKNADLAEQVRKEVEQAGGQAITVAADVENPDDINRLFETARDAYGRLDYFVSNAAASAFKNIMDIRQHHLDRSFAMNVRAFVLGAQRAVELMDRGGRIVALSSYGSTRAYPTYANLGAAKAAIEAWVRYMAMEFAPRGINVNAVSGGLIQSDSLDYFYGIPGMAPIETVLAKIPKGRPGTVQEVADAVEFLLSPAAEYITGQTLVVDGGLSIVSPPFAHDLTPPLAWDA; encoded by the coding sequence GTGTCGGAGGAGACGACAGCACACCGCCCGGTAGGTGACTACCGCGGCCGCATTGCATTGATCACCGGCGGATCCCGGGGCATCGGGCGTGCAGTCGCCATAACCCTCGCCACGGGGGGTGCGACAATCGTCCTCAATTACAAGAAGAACGCCGACCTTGCCGAGCAGGTCCGCAAGGAGGTCGAGCAGGCCGGGGGCCAAGCGATCACGGTCGCTGCGGACGTCGAAAATCCCGATGACATCAACCGGCTCTTCGAGACGGCACGCGACGCCTACGGCCGGCTCGACTATTTCGTTTCCAACGCGGCGGCCAGCGCGTTCAAAAACATCATGGACATCCGCCAACACCACCTGGATCGCAGCTTCGCGATGAACGTCCGCGCCTTCGTTCTCGGCGCGCAGCGGGCTGTCGAGCTGATGGATCGCGGCGGGCGCATCGTTGCGCTCTCCAGTTACGGCAGCACCCGCGCGTATCCGACGTACGCGAATTTAGGGGCGGCGAAGGCTGCGATTGAAGCATGGGTCCGGTACATGGCGATGGAATTCGCGCCGCGGGGCATCAATGTCAACGCGGTGAGCGGCGGGCTCATTCAATCGGATTCCCTCGATTACTTCTACGGAATTCCGGGAATGGCGCCGATCGAAACCGTGCTCGCGAAAATTCCGAAGGGTCGTCCCGGCACTGTGCAGGAAGTCGCGGACGCCGTGGAATTCCTCCTCTCCCCGGCGGCTGAGTACATCACCGGGCAGACGCTGGTCGTCGACGGGGGGCTCTCGATCGTCTCGCCTCCGTTCGCTCACGACCTCACCCCGCCGCTTGCCTGGGATGCATAG
- the tatC gene encoding twin-arginine translocase subunit TatC, translating to MARRRDPEGRMPLGEHLRELRARILKSLLAILVGAGVSYAFFNPIWSILRRPYCQVHQPHSIATTANGCGDLVFSSVFDPIIWHLKVAAIGGILLASPIWLYQLWAFVTPGLHKNERRYALQFVATAVPLFCGGATLAYFVMSKGLQVLLNFAPAGTVSLISIDHYLTYILAMLLIFGLSFDIPLLVVLLNRIGILSYRRLAKSRRISYFLAFVFSAVVTPSGDPFTMLALGVPLVVLLETATQIARIHDARKARAPAATAYAHLSDDEPSPLDLSTG from the coding sequence ATGGCTCGCCGGCGTGACCCCGAGGGGCGCATGCCGCTCGGGGAACACCTCCGCGAATTGCGAGCCCGCATTCTCAAGAGCCTGCTGGCCATTCTCGTCGGCGCCGGTGTCTCGTACGCATTCTTCAATCCGATCTGGTCGATTCTGCGGCGGCCGTACTGCCAAGTCCATCAGCCGCACAGCATCGCAACGACCGCAAACGGCTGCGGCGACCTCGTCTTTTCCAGCGTTTTCGACCCGATTATTTGGCATCTGAAAGTGGCCGCGATCGGCGGCATCCTGCTTGCCTCGCCGATCTGGCTGTACCAGCTCTGGGCCTTCGTCACACCGGGATTGCACAAAAACGAGCGGCGTTACGCTTTGCAGTTCGTAGCAACCGCCGTTCCGCTCTTCTGCGGCGGCGCGACCCTCGCGTACTTCGTGATGTCGAAGGGTCTGCAGGTGCTCCTCAATTTCGCACCGGCGGGAACGGTCAGCCTCATTTCCATCGACCATTACCTCACGTACATTCTCGCCATGCTGCTGATTTTCGGCCTGTCGTTCGACATCCCGCTTCTCGTCGTACTGTTGAACCGGATCGGCATTCTCAGCTACCGGCGACTGGCCAAATCCCGGCGGATTTCGTATTTCCTGGCGTTTGTCTTCAGCGCGGTGGTCACACCGTCGGGGGATCCGTTCACGATGCTCGCCCTCGGCGTACCGCTCGTCGTGCTCCTTGAAACCGCCACCCAGATCGCCCGTATTCACGATGCCCGCAAGGCGCGGGCGCCCGCCGCGACGGCGTACGCGCACCTGTCCGATGATGAGCCGTCGCCGCTGGATCTCAGCACCGGTTGA
- a CDS encoding helix-turn-helix transcriptional regulator, with the protein MAANSTVHLARLLSLVPYLIRHPGARLGEVAQTFGVTEAELRRDLNLIFVCGLPGYYPDDLIEVDIADDDTITIRNADTISAPLRLTRDEALPLIVALRMLADLPGLIDREAVDSALAKLESAMQDAARDAPVAVDVETVPDPTVSAAVHEALQQRRRLHLSYYVPSRDEVTEREVDPLRVEVVDGRTYLEAWCWRADALRLFRLDRIAAAKVLDVPAEPPSDIAPRDLDAGLFQPGPGAVEVTLRLAPEARWVVEYYACDRIEAEPDGGLTVTLRTPDTRWVRRLALRLGQTGRILAPGDLAAQVRDDARAALEAYRTLSLDTPTDPN; encoded by the coding sequence GTGGCGGCCAACTCGACTGTTCACCTGGCCCGGTTGCTCTCCTTGGTGCCCTACCTGATCCGGCATCCCGGCGCTCGGCTCGGGGAGGTTGCGCAGACGTTTGGTGTCACCGAGGCCGAACTGCGGCGCGACCTCAACTTGATCTTTGTCTGCGGCCTGCCCGGCTACTATCCCGATGACCTCATCGAGGTGGACATCGCCGACGACGACACCATCACGATCCGTAATGCGGACACCATCTCCGCACCGCTCCGGTTGACGCGGGACGAAGCGCTTCCGCTCATCGTGGCCCTGCGGATGCTCGCGGATCTCCCCGGACTTATCGACCGGGAAGCCGTGGACTCCGCGCTCGCCAAATTGGAAAGCGCCATGCAAGACGCGGCGCGGGACGCGCCGGTTGCCGTGGACGTCGAAACCGTGCCCGACCCGACGGTCAGCGCCGCCGTGCACGAGGCGCTTCAGCAGCGTCGGCGGCTGCACCTGTCGTACTACGTGCCGTCCCGGGATGAGGTCACCGAGCGGGAAGTGGATCCGCTTCGCGTCGAAGTCGTCGACGGCCGAACCTACCTGGAAGCGTGGTGCTGGCGGGCGGACGCGCTGCGGCTCTTCCGTCTCGACCGGATCGCAGCGGCAAAAGTCCTTGACGTGCCGGCCGAACCGCCGTCCGATATTGCCCCCCGGGATCTCGACGCGGGCCTCTTCCAGCCGGGGCCCGGCGCCGTGGAGGTCACTCTCCGGCTCGCCCCCGAGGCACGGTGGGTCGTCGAGTACTACGCCTGCGACCGGATCGAAGCCGAGCCGGACGGCGGGTTGACGGTCACGCTCCGGACACCGGACACCCGCTGGGTCCGCCGCCTCGCCCTCCGCTTGGGGCAGACCGGCCGAATCCTCGCCCCAGGCGACCTCGCCGCCCAGGTACGCGACGACGCGCGGGCGGCCCTGGAGGCGTATCGGACGCTCTCGCTCGACACACCGACTGACCCGAACTGA